The following coding sequences are from one Acidimicrobiia bacterium window:
- a CDS encoding CoA ester lyase, whose translation MAEVRRLRSLLFAPASRPDMLAKLPRSSPDGVVIDLEDAVPADAKADARPHARRMGPELLNAHPGLAVYVRVNAVPTDWFDADVTEACAPELTGVIVPKIETVEHVRTVAGALRAAGLGHLQVIAGVETALGVEAAREFLVPPVAACYFGAEDFVADMGGMRTESSTEVLYARSRVALAARIAGVLAIDQVVTAFGDDGRFLEDAAQGRALGYRGKLCIHPAQVQLANRAFSPSTEEIERARRLLDAYEAAAARGEAAIDFEGQMVDEPLARHARAILAAGKT comes from the coding sequence GTGGCCGAGGTCAGGCGCCTCCGGAGCCTCCTCTTCGCGCCCGCGAGCCGGCCCGACATGCTCGCCAAGCTCCCGCGCAGCAGTCCCGACGGCGTGGTGATCGACCTCGAGGACGCGGTGCCCGCGGACGCCAAGGCCGACGCTCGCCCGCACGCGAGGCGCATGGGGCCGGAATTGCTGAACGCCCACCCTGGTCTCGCGGTCTACGTGCGCGTGAATGCCGTCCCGACCGACTGGTTCGACGCCGACGTCACGGAGGCATGCGCGCCGGAGCTCACCGGCGTCATCGTGCCCAAGATCGAGACCGTCGAACATGTCCGCACGGTTGCCGGCGCGCTCCGCGCCGCGGGGCTCGGCCACCTGCAGGTGATCGCAGGCGTGGAAACCGCGCTCGGCGTCGAAGCGGCGCGCGAGTTCCTCGTCCCGCCCGTCGCGGCCTGCTATTTCGGCGCCGAAGACTTCGTCGCCGACATGGGCGGGATGCGTACCGAATCGAGCACGGAAGTGCTCTACGCGCGCTCGCGCGTGGCGCTCGCAGCCCGGATTGCGGGCGTCCTCGCGATCGACCAGGTCGTCACTGCATTCGGCGACGACGGCCGGTTCCTCGAGGACGCCGCTCAGGGGCGTGCGCTCGGATACCGCGGCAAGCTCTGCATCCACCCTGCTCAAGTTCAACTCGCCAACCGCGCGTTCTCGCCCTCGACCGAGGAGATCGAGCGCGCTCGGCGCCTGCTCGACGCCTACGAGGCGGCCGCAGCTCGTGGCGAGGCCGCGATCGACTTCGAGGGCCAGATGGTCGACGAGCCTCTCGCGCGGCACGCGCGCGCGATCCTGGCGGCCGGCAAGACCTGA